The bacterium genomic sequence ACCTAACCCAGTTCCTTGCGTCTTCTTACTCTCCGGAGAACTTAAACGGGAAAATTTCTTAAATAGTTTCTCTTTTTCTTCCGGAGTAAACGGTCTGCCATCATTATAAACTTCAATTTGGTAATGACCGTTTAACAGTCTTGCTGATAAAACGATTTTACCATTCGGAATCCCGTATTTAATAGCATTACCAATGAGATTATTCGTTACGATTAATAATAAGTCTTTATCACCAACAACGATAATACCCGGTTCGATTTGATTGAGTATGTGTATATTCTTTTCACTAGCTAATTTAGCAAATTCTTCAATCGAAAAATCGATTATTTCCTCTTTCAACATTATTTTCCTCTTATGAACCAGCATCTCACCTTTTTCGATTCTACTTAAATTCAGGAAATTTTTTACGGTTGAAGCAAAGTAGTCTAAATGACGAACCACTGAATCTAATGCTTTACGCTGTTGAAAATTGATCATACCTAAAAATCCATCTCGCACTGAATATGCACCTGTCTCTTATACACATCT encodes the following:
- a CDS encoding HAMP domain-containing histidine kinase; this encodes MINFQQRKALDSVVRHLDYFASTVKNFLNLSRIEKGEMLVHKRKIMLKEEIIDFSIEEFAKLASEKNIHILNQIEPGIIVVGDKDLLLIVTNNLIGNAIKYGIPNGKIVLSARLLNGHYQIEVYNDGRPFTPEEKEKLFKKFSRLSSPESKKTQGTGLGLFIAKQIVEQHGGVIWAESRENGNAFIFQLERGN